One stretch of Candidatus Omnitrophota bacterium DNA includes these proteins:
- the thrS gene encoding threonine--tRNA ligase — MDLDVLRHSAAHIMAQAVKAIWPDTKIAIGPAIADGFYYDFDKKTPFLPEDFAAIEAKMGEIIMQDHKFVASGMDKTQARQLFKDEPYKLELINDIPGDEVTIYEDGGFFDLCKGPHTRSTGAVKAFKLLSIAGAYWRGDEKNPMLQRIYGTAFNSKKELDQYLNTLEEAKKRDHRKLGRELELYITDNTAGAGLIIYQPKGAILRSIIEDWEKKEHLIRGYELIVSPHIYKSDLWIRSGHYGFYKDNMYIFDIEGDEYAVKPMNCPGHILVYGSKTRSYRDLPLRFFELGTVYRNEKSGVLHGLLRVRGFTQDDAHIFCLPEQLKAEIKGVLDFVVYALKIFGFPDFTVELSTRPEKSIGTDLDWQQATSALSESLDEKNMPYTINKADGAFYGPKIDIKLKDALNRSWQCATIQCDFALPERFELEYSAHDGSRKRPVMIHRVVLGSMERFIGALIEHYAGAFPLWLSPEQIRIAPITNNQHEYAKTVEANLSAAGFRVKTDCRNETIGYKIRDARANKLPYMLIVGQKEEMASTVAVWSRQNGDEGPVKLEQFIEKIKKETNSRI; from the coding sequence ATGGACCTGGATGTGTTAAGGCATAGCGCCGCGCATATTATGGCGCAAGCAGTAAAAGCGATATGGCCGGATACAAAGATAGCTATAGGCCCGGCCATAGCCGATGGTTTCTATTATGATTTTGATAAAAAAACCCCGTTTTTACCCGAGGATTTTGCTGCTATAGAGGCAAAGATGGGAGAAATAATAATGCAGGACCATAAGTTTGTTGCCTCTGGCATGGATAAAACGCAAGCCAGGCAATTATTCAAAGATGAGCCCTATAAACTGGAACTAATAAACGATATACCCGGAGATGAAGTAACTATTTATGAAGATGGTGGATTTTTTGATTTATGCAAAGGCCCTCATACCAGGTCAACAGGAGCTGTCAAAGCCTTCAAATTATTGAGTATAGCGGGCGCCTATTGGAGAGGGGATGAAAAAAACCCGATGCTTCAACGAATCTATGGGACGGCTTTTAACAGCAAGAAGGAATTAGACCAATATTTAAATACGCTTGAAGAGGCAAAGAAGCGCGATCACAGAAAATTAGGCCGGGAACTTGAATTGTATATTACCGATAATACTGCCGGAGCCGGGCTGATAATTTACCAGCCCAAGGGCGCTATCTTGCGCAGTATAATTGAGGATTGGGAGAAGAAAGAGCACCTTATAAGGGGTTATGAGCTTATTGTAAGCCCCCATATTTATAAATCGGATTTATGGATAAGGTCCGGACATTATGGTTTTTATAAAGATAATATGTACATTTTTGACATAGAAGGAGATGAGTATGCCGTAAAGCCCATGAATTGTCCGGGGCATATATTGGTATACGGCTCAAAAACAAGAAGTTATCGGGATTTACCGTTAAGATTTTTTGAACTGGGGACCGTGTACCGCAATGAAAAAAGCGGCGTATTGCACGGCCTATTGCGCGTAAGGGGCTTTACGCAGGACGATGCCCATATATTCTGCCTGCCGGAACAATTGAAGGCCGAGATTAAGGGTGTATTGGATTTTGTTGTTTACGCGTTGAAGATTTTTGGTTTTCCCGATTTTACCGTTGAATTGAGCACAAGGCCGGAAAAATCCATAGGCACAGACCTTGATTGGCAGCAAGCTACTTCCGCGCTGTCGGAATCTCTTGACGAAAAAAACATGCCTTATACCATCAACAAAGCGGACGGGGCTTTTTACGGCCCCAAGATAGACATAAAATTAAAAGACGCTCTTAACAGATCTTGGCAGTGCGCTACAATACAATGCGATTTTGCCCTGCCTGAACGTTTTGAGCTTGAATATAGCGCGCATGATGGCAGTAGAAAAAGGCCTGTTATGATACATAGGGTGGTATTGGGCTCTATGGAACGTTTTATAGGCGCTCTTATTGAACATTATGCCGGGGCATTTCCCTTATGGCTTTCGCCCGAACAGATAAGAATAGCCCCTATAACTAATAACCAGCATGAGTACGCGAAAACAGTAGAAGCCAACTTATCCGCCGCGGGGTTCAGGGTGAAAACAGATTGTCGCAACGAAACTATAGGTTACAAGATACGTGACGCGAGGGCAAATAAGTTACCATACATGTTGATTGTCGGGCAGAAAGAAGAAATGGCATCAACTGTTGCCGTCTGGAGCAGGCAAAATGGCGACGAAGGCCCGGTAAAGCTCGAACAGTTTATAGAAAAGATAAAGAAGGAAACCAATAGCAGGATTTAG
- the infC gene encoding translation initiation factor IF-3, giving the protein MRINEQIRISEIRVIGAEGEQLGVMSPQAALAKARETDLDLVEVAPMSRPPVCRIMDYSKFKYDQGKKEKEARKHQHVIKIKEVRYKVTIEEHDYQTKLKHMQDFLQKGNKVKVSLRFRGREAAHQETGRALMQRIISDVAGCGEAEKPPRKEGAFMNMVLMPK; this is encoded by the coding sequence TTGAGAATAAACGAACAGATAAGGATAAGTGAGATACGAGTAATCGGAGCAGAGGGCGAACAACTTGGTGTAATGAGTCCGCAAGCCGCCTTGGCAAAAGCCCGCGAAACAGACCTTGACCTTGTTGAAGTAGCGCCCATGTCAAGGCCGCCTGTTTGCAGGATAATGGACTACAGCAAATTTAAATACGATCAGGGCAAGAAAGAAAAAGAGGCGAGAAAGCACCAGCACGTAATTAAAATAAAAGAGGTTAGGTATAAGGTAACGATAGAAGAACATGATTACCAGACCAAACTCAAGCACATGCAGGATTTCCTGCAAAAGGGCAATAAGGTTAAGGTAAGTTTGCGCTTTAGGGGTAGGGAAGCGGCGCATCAGGAAACAGGCAGGGCTCTTATGCAGAGGATAATTAGTGACGTGGCAGGCTGCGGGGAGGCAGAAAAACCACCCAGGAAAGAGGGTGCCTTCATGAATATGGTGCTGATGCCCAAATAG
- the rpmI gene encoding 50S ribosomal protein L35 translates to MSKLKTRKSAAKRIKISKKGKVKVKKPFSGHLLSCKNRKRKRHFKNKTVLTKTESAKLRSMIH, encoded by the coding sequence ATGTCTAAATTAAAAACAAGAAAGTCTGCTGCAAAACGCATAAAGATCAGCAAAAAAGGCAAGGTGAAAGTGAAAAAGCCCTTTTCGGGCCACTTATTGTCATGCAAGAACAGAAAAAGAAAGCGCCATTTTAAAAATAAGACTGTTTTAACGAAAACAGAATCCGCGAAATTGAGGTCAATGATCCATTAA
- the rplT gene encoding 50S ribosomal protein L20 — MARVTHGVSSRKRRKKVLKAAKGYRAGRGKLYRTAKETVARARAYSYRDRKVKKRDFRSLWVVRINAACKLNGIKYSEFIAGLAKAKVLINRKSLAELAVSHKAAFGKLVDIAKHKK; from the coding sequence ATGGCAAGGGTAACGCATGGTGTTTCATCAAGGAAACGCAGAAAGAAGGTCTTAAAGGCCGCGAAAGGGTATAGGGCTGGACGGGGTAAATTATATAGAACGGCCAAAGAAACCGTAGCCAGAGCCAGGGCCTATTCTTATAGAGACAGGAAGGTCAAAAAGCGGGATTTCCGTTCATTGTGGGTAGTCAGGATAAACGCGGCATGCAAGCTCAATGGGATAAAATATTCTGAATTTATAGCCGGCCTGGCAAAAGCGAAAGTACTTATAAACAGAAAATCTTTGGCGGAACTGGCTGTATCACATAAAGCCGCTTTTGGCAAATTGGTTGATATAGCAAAACATAAGAAATAA